The Streptomyces sp. JB150 genomic interval TGCGCGACGGCGACATCGTCAACCTCGACGTGACCGCGTACATCGGCGGGGTGCACGGCGACAACAACGCCACGTACCTGGTGGGTGACGTGGACGAGGAGAGCCGGCTGCTGGTCGAGCGGACGCGGGAGGCGCTGAACCGGGCGATCAAGGCGGTCAAGCCGGGCCGGCAGATCAACGTCATCGGCCGGGTCATCGAGTCGTACGCCAAGCGGTTCGGCTACGGCGTGGTGCGGGACTTCACCGGGCACGGCATCAACTCGTCGTTCCACTCGGGCCTGATCATCCCGCACTACGACAGCCCGCACGCGACCACGGTCATGCAGCCGGGGATGACGTTCACGATCGAGCCGATGCTGACGCTCGGCACGCACGAGTACGACATGTGGGACGACGGCTGGACGGTGGTCACGAAGGACCGCAAGCGCACGGC includes:
- the map gene encoding type I methionyl aminopeptidase, whose product is MSGQSLLVPGELSPTRSVPGNIRRPEYVGKPAPAPYTGPEVQTPETIEAMRVAGRIAARAMEEAAKIIAPGVTTDELDKVAHEYMCDHGAYPSTLGYRGFPKSLCTSVNEVICHGIPDSTVLRDGDIVNLDVTAYIGGVHGDNNATYLVGDVDEESRLLVERTREALNRAIKAVKPGRQINVIGRVIESYAKRFGYGVVRDFTGHGINSSFHSGLIIPHYDSPHATTVMQPGMTFTIEPMLTLGTHEYDMWDDGWTVVTKDRKRTAQFEHTLVVTETGAEILTLP